In a single window of the Sulfurimonas crateris genome:
- a CDS encoding DUF3850 domain-containing protein has translation MRHNLKIMECRYRDIIDCLKTFEIRYNDRNYSIGDTLILHPISKDGKYLHGLGYLPIEVEVVYIDTFQQKENYLVLGICY, from the coding sequence ATGAGACATAATTTGAAAATAATGGAATGTAGATATCGTGATATTATAGATTGTTTAAAAACATTTGAGATTAGATATAACGATAGAAATTATTCTATTGGCGATACTCTTATTCTTCATCCTATTAGTAAGGATGGTAAATATTTACATGGTTTAGGTTATTTACCTATTGAAGTTGAAGTAGTTTATATTGATACTTTTCAACAAAAAGAAAATTATTTAGTTTTAGGTATTTGCTATTAA
- a CDS encoding 3'-5' exonuclease, protein MLFSFISKLKTKANRANLKDESFEFLFEEDRSGEYVVIDTETTGLDIKEDEILSIGAVKIKDNKILTSQTFEVFLKNSKEISSKSIKIHRIRPFDLKDAKTTEEGIVEFLNFVGSRPLVGYYLEFDVSMINKYTKKMLGITLPNRMIEVSEIYFDKSISLIPQGNIDLRFDTILKSCNIPNMGAHNAVNDAIMTAMIYLKLTKGSN, encoded by the coding sequence ATGCTATTCTCTTTTATCTCGAAACTAAAGACAAAAGCGAACAGAGCAAACCTTAAAGATGAGAGCTTTGAGTTTCTGTTTGAAGAGGATAGAAGCGGAGAGTATGTGGTTATAGATACGGAGACCACTGGGCTGGATATTAAAGAGGATGAGATACTCTCAATTGGTGCGGTCAAGATAAAAGATAACAAGATACTAACCTCACAGACTTTTGAGGTTTTTTTAAAAAACTCAAAAGAGATAAGCTCAAAGAGCATAAAGATCCATAGGATCCGCCCGTTTGACCTAAAAGACGCAAAAACAACAGAGGAGGGCATTGTAGAATTTTTAAATTTTGTGGGTTCAAGACCACTTGTAGGATACTATTTGGAGTTTGACGTAAGTATGATAAACAAATACACAAAAAAGATGCTCGGAATAACACTTCCAAATAGAATGATAGAAGTATCTGAAATATACTTTGACAAATCGATTTCATTAATTCCTCAAGGAAATATTGATTTACGGTTTGATACAATACTTAAGAGTTGCAACATCCCAAACATGGGAGCGCACAATGCCGTCAATGACGCTATTATGACGGCTATGATATATTTAAAATTGACAAAAGGAAGTAACTGA
- the pyrF gene encoding orotidine-5'-phosphate decarboxylase → MQLCVALDLPTKEENLDLVHKIKEYDIWLKVGLRSYIRDGEEFLRDIKKINPDFKIFLDLKLYDIPNTMADAAESIMGLGVDMFNVHASAGKRAMQEVMDRLKKYENRPIVLAVTALTSFNEDEFAKVYEASIAQKADQFAKDAYESGLDGVVCSAYESASIKNITNKDFMTLTPGIRPFGEDAGDQQRVADVAYAKSAYVDFIVVGRPIYKSDDPALVVEKILQSL, encoded by the coding sequence ATGCAACTTTGCGTAGCCCTTGACTTACCCACAAAAGAAGAAAATCTAGATCTAGTTCATAAGATCAAAGAGTACGATATATGGCTAAAAGTCGGACTTCGCAGCTATATTCGTGACGGCGAAGAGTTTTTAAGGGATATTAAAAAAATAAACCCAGATTTTAAAATATTTTTGGATCTGAAGCTCTATGATATTCCAAATACGATGGCGGATGCAGCAGAGTCTATTATGGGGCTTGGAGTTGATATGTTTAATGTCCATGCAAGTGCGGGAAAACGTGCTATGCAAGAGGTAATGGACAGATTAAAGAAGTACGAAAACCGTCCTATAGTTTTGGCTGTAACGGCTCTTACCTCTTTTAATGAAGATGAGTTTGCAAAGGTTTATGAAGCCTCGATCGCACAAAAAGCAGACCAGTTTGCAAAGGATGCGTATGAGAGCGGACTTGACGGAGTTGTCTGTTCAGCTTATGAGAGCGCATCTATAAAAAATATCACAAATAAAGATTTTATGACTCTAACTCCTGGAATAAGACCGTTTGGAGAAGATGCAGGTGACCAGCAAAGGGTTGCCGATGTTGCTTACGCAAAGAGCGCATATGTGGATTTTATAGTTGTCGGGCGTCCGATATACAAGTCGGATGATCCTGCTTTAGTAGTTGAGAAAATCCTTCAAAGTCTTTAG
- a CDS encoding transglutaminase-like cysteine peptidase, which produces MQRINFYLNQMPSRPDIATYQQNDYWGTPKEFLVCGYGDCEDYAIIKYFTLLKLGFDKNRLFITTSREKYTGQLHMVLSYFESKNKPPLILDNLSYKILDLSKRVDLEPEIFINEEGSYKLDEHNNLTKIGEVPHKFIELLQRVKKES; this is translated from the coding sequence ATTCAAAGAATAAATTTCTATTTAAACCAAATGCCATCAAGACCTGACATAGCAACCTATCAACAAAACGACTACTGGGGAACCCCAAAAGAGTTTTTAGTTTGTGGGTACGGAGATTGTGAAGATTATGCCATTATAAAATATTTTACACTTCTCAAGCTCGGTTTTGACAAAAACAGACTTTTTATAACTACATCACGCGAAAAATATACAGGACAGCTGCATATGGTTCTTAGCTATTTCGAATCAAAGAACAAACCGCCGCTTATTCTAGACAATTTAAGCTACAAAATTTTAGATTTATCAAAAAGAGTGGACTTGGAGCCAGAAATATTTATAAATGAAGAGGGAAGCTATAAACTAGATGAGCATAACAACCTAACCAAGATAGGTGAAGTGCCGCACAAGTTTATAGAACTACTTCAAAGAGTTAAAAAAGAGAGCTAA
- a CDS encoding tyrosine-type recombinase/integrase, giving the protein MINFSYYSSLYLDFKKHELKNSTLDKYTNIVKNRIDPIFKNRDINDIKPSDVKKWLYSIYDVGSKSKRHYLGVLSGIFQEALFDEVIQRNPVKFVKLPKYEKPDIKPFNADEVQKIMNNVDDNNFKYYLAIAFYTGMRSGEIIGLKKEDIDLKNKTIHVKRSRSRHGESTPKTKGSIREIPIIQLLDPFIHDLYNLHDNEYLFITQYKKPYRDTNVFVNKFWIPSLNDLNIEYRRPYNTRHTYATNMLYNDLVSPVQLAQLLGHANTQMVYEVYVSYIQSNYKDFDRSMSIYK; this is encoded by the coding sequence ATGATTAACTTCTCTTACTACTCATCTCTATATCTTGACTTTAAAAAGCATGAGTTAAAAAACTCTACTCTTGATAAATATACAAATATAGTTAAAAATAGAATAGATCCTATTTTTAAAAATAGAGATATAAATGATATAAAGCCATCTGATGTAAAAAAATGGCTCTATAGTATTTATGATGTAGGCTCAAAGAGTAAGAGGCATTATCTTGGAGTTCTTAGCGGTATATTTCAAGAGGCTCTTTTTGATGAAGTCATACAGCGTAACCCTGTAAAGTTCGTAAAACTTCCAAAATACGAAAAACCAGATATTAAGCCTTTTAACGCTGATGAAGTTCAAAAAATTATGAATAATGTTGATGACAATAATTTTAAATATTATTTGGCTATCGCATTTTATACAGGTATGCGTTCAGGCGAAATAATTGGACTTAAAAAAGAAGATATTGATTTAAAAAATAAAACAATTCATGTAAAAAGAAGTCGTAGCAGACATGGAGAGAGTACGCCAAAGACTAAAGGCAGTATAAGAGAGATTCCGATCATTCAGCTTTTAGATCCTTTTATACATGATCTATATAATTTACATGACAATGAGTATCTTTTTATCACTCAATATAAAAAACCATATAGAGATACCAATGTATTTGTTAATAAGTTTTGGATTCCAAGTCTAAACGATTTAAATATTGAGTACCGCAGACCATATAATACACGTCATACATACGCTACAAATATGCTTTATAATGATTTAGTATCTCCTGTGCAACTTGCACAGCTCTTAGGTCATGCAAATACTCAAATGGTTTATGAGGTTTATGTGAGCTATATTCAGTCAAATTATAAAGATTTTGATAGAAGTATGTCTATTTATAAATAA
- the acs gene encoding acetate--CoA ligase → MNREVFKPNPEFAKEARIKNMCEYQALQDEATRDYEGFWGRFATEKLEWIEPFHTVLDESNYPFVKWFEGGKLNVSTQCIDRHLKSRKNKAAIIFEGDRGDKQIITYLELYYNVNRFANLLKNEFGVQKGDRVVIYMPMIPEAAYAMLACARIGAIHSIVFGGFSAEALRDRIVDAEAKVVITADGAFRKDKPYMLKPVVDTALEGETPVKKVLVVERNGEDVTWVAGRDYSYNELIKHQGVTCEPEVMDAEDPLFLLYTSGSTGKPKGVQHNSAGYILWAQMTMEWVFDVKENDTYWCTADVGWITGHTYIVYGPLAMGATTIMFEGVPTYPDAGRPWKMVEEYKVNQFYTAPTAIRVLHKTGEHEPAKYDLSSLKVLGTVGEPIDPPAWKWYYEAIGGSKCAIVDTYWQTETGGHIVSPLPGATPIKPACATFPLPGIIAEILDENGVKAEVGEKGFMCVTRPWPSMIRNIWGDNERFVKSYFGDVKKDGKPVYFTGDGAMYDEEGYITITGRTDDVINVSGHRMGTAEVEAAIKKHPNVADVAVVGKPHEIKGEGIFAYIVLKSDSGIADEVEEVKAINKVIQKEIGNIALCDDVVFVPNLPKTRSGKIMRRILRSIAKGEEITQDTSTLEDPSIVATIITAVQSCKL, encoded by the coding sequence ATGAATAGAGAAGTTTTTAAACCAAATCCAGAGTTTGCTAAAGAAGCAAGAATAAAAAATATGTGTGAATATCAGGCATTGCAAGATGAGGCAACAAGAGATTATGAGGGGTTTTGGGGCAGATTTGCAACAGAGAAACTAGAGTGGATTGAGCCTTTTCATACTGTACTTGATGAGAGCAATTACCCGTTCGTCAAGTGGTTTGAGGGCGGAAAACTAAATGTTTCTACTCAGTGTATAGATAGACATTTAAAGAGCAGAAAAAATAAGGCTGCGATAATTTTTGAGGGTGACAGGGGTGATAAGCAGATCATTACATACTTAGAGCTTTACTATAACGTAAACCGTTTTGCAAACCTGCTTAAAAATGAGTTTGGTGTTCAAAAAGGTGATCGTGTTGTTATATACATGCCGATGATCCCAGAGGCTGCATACGCTATGCTTGCTTGTGCTCGTATCGGTGCGATTCACTCTATTGTTTTTGGCGGTTTCTCGGCTGAAGCACTCCGTGATAGAATTGTTGATGCTGAGGCAAAAGTGGTTATCACTGCGGATGGCGCATTTAGAAAAGATAAGCCATACATGCTAAAGCCTGTTGTTGATACAGCCCTTGAGGGTGAGACACCGGTTAAAAAAGTTTTAGTTGTTGAGAGAAACGGCGAGGATGTAACATGGGTTGCAGGGCGTGATTACTCTTATAACGAGCTTATCAAACATCAAGGTGTTACTTGTGAGCCTGAAGTGATGGACGCGGAAGATCCGCTTTTTCTTCTTTATACTTCAGGAAGTACTGGTAAGCCAAAAGGGGTACAGCACAATTCGGCAGGATATATTCTTTGGGCTCAGATGACCATGGAGTGGGTTTTTGATGTAAAAGAGAACGATACTTATTGGTGTACGGCAGATGTGGGCTGGATAACTGGACATACTTATATAGTTTATGGACCGCTTGCTATGGGTGCAACGACTATTATGTTTGAGGGAGTTCCGACTTACCCGGATGCAGGACGTCCGTGGAAAATGGTTGAGGAGTACAAAGTCAACCAATTCTATACAGCACCGACCGCTATTAGAGTTCTTCATAAAACCGGTGAGCATGAACCGGCTAAATATGACCTATCAAGCTTAAAAGTTCTTGGAACAGTTGGAGAGCCGATCGATCCGCCGGCATGGAAATGGTACTATGAGGCAATAGGTGGAAGTAAATGCGCGATCGTTGATACTTACTGGCAGACTGAGACGGGCGGACATATCGTATCACCTCTGCCGGGTGCTACACCTATTAAACCTGCGTGCGCAACATTCCCTCTTCCGGGTATCATAGCTGAGATACTAGATGAGAACGGAGTAAAAGCAGAGGTAGGTGAGAAAGGATTTATGTGTGTTACACGTCCATGGCCATCTATGATTAGAAACATCTGGGGAGACAATGAGAGATTTGTAAAATCTTACTTCGGTGATGTCAAAAAAGATGGCAAGCCGGTTTACTTTACCGGTGATGGTGCTATGTATGACGAAGAGGGTTACATCACTATCACGGGTAGAACGGATGATGTCATCAATGTAAGTGGTCATAGAATGGGTACGGCAGAGGTTGAAGCAGCTATCAAGAAACATCCAAACGTTGCAGACGTTGCAGTTGTCGGCAAACCGCACGAGATAAAAGGCGAGGGCATCTTTGCATATATCGTGTTAAAATCAGACAGCGGTATAGCGGATGAGGTAGAAGAGGTAAAAGCTATCAATAAAGTTATTCAAAAAGAGATAGGAAATATCGCTCTATGTGATGATGTCGTCTTTGTTCCAAACTTGCCAAAGACACGCTCAGGTAAAATAATGAGACGTATTTTACGCTCAATCGCAAAAGGCGAAGAGATCACTCAGGATACTTCAACACTTGAAGATCCATCAATAGTAGCGACTATCATTACTGCCGTTCAATCTTGCAAGCTATAA
- a CDS encoding putative nucleotidyltransferase substrate binding domain-containing protein — MSILDQRKLIESIHPFELLNPMTMDNLMKKIDIAYYPKETLLISKNLPSIAFYIIIKGSVKEMIDGEIHTLFNAGDSFDADALIYEKANGDFIVEEDLICYEIKKEDFIDLMQDKSVQGYFLKDFITRHQHLKNYSSQSELTPFLISRVSDIFLHKACIVDEKETIFAALKKQKELKTNVIIVRSKDALGIVTDTNLRERVLLEGISIEDEIGKIATPNLITIEKSDFLFNALLLMTQNEIKRVVVIDGDEIVGVLEQLDLLSYFANHSHLIAVQIDKAQKLDDLKALGGDFKNLIVSLRAKGVKVRYITKLLSSLNEKIYKKLFDMCVDKSLQKDCALILMGSEGREEQTIKSDQDNALVIRDGIDVELYREPMEELNRNLLELGFPKCSGDVMVSNEFWRRDVSSYRSLIDKWTYDMSDDSVQNLSIFLDSKCVAGDCSLLKELRTHLHNNFYARDDVLAHIAKAILNFDTPLSIFSGFVIEKEHNNRLDLKKGGIFALVHGVRTLSLKHSIDATNTIERIKELNNVGVIDKTFATELIESFDTLSSIRLKAMLEAKNIEESNYINPKNLEKIERDLLKDSFKIINKFKKFMSFHFHLNMVS, encoded by the coding sequence ATGAGTATACTTGATCAGAGAAAGCTTATAGAGTCCATCCACCCTTTTGAGCTGTTAAACCCTATGACTATGGACAATCTTATGAAAAAGATCGACATAGCATACTATCCGAAAGAGACGCTCCTCATCTCGAAAAATCTCCCATCCATAGCTTTTTATATCATTATAAAAGGCTCGGTAAAAGAGATGATTGACGGTGAGATCCATACCCTTTTTAATGCGGGCGACAGTTTTGATGCAGATGCGCTGATCTATGAGAAGGCAAACGGAGATTTCATAGTGGAAGAGGATCTTATCTGCTATGAGATAAAAAAAGAGGACTTTATAGACCTTATGCAGGATAAAAGTGTTCAAGGCTACTTTTTAAAAGATTTTATCACGCGCCATCAACACCTCAAAAATTACTCTTCGCAGAGTGAACTGACACCGTTTCTCATCTCCAGAGTCTCTGACATTTTTCTGCACAAAGCTTGTATAGTGGATGAAAAAGAGACGATTTTTGCTGCTTTAAAGAAGCAGAAAGAGTTAAAGACAAATGTCATAATAGTAAGATCAAAAGATGCTCTTGGCATCGTTACCGACACCAATCTAAGAGAGAGAGTCTTGCTTGAAGGAATCTCCATCGAAGATGAGATCGGCAAGATCGCTACGCCTAATCTCATCACTATAGAGAAGAGCGACTTTTTGTTTAACGCGCTTTTGCTGATGACGCAAAATGAGATAAAGAGAGTCGTGGTCATAGATGGCGATGAGATAGTCGGAGTTTTGGAGCAGCTTGATCTGCTTAGCTACTTTGCTAACCACTCGCATCTTATAGCCGTTCAGATAGACAAAGCTCAAAAGCTTGACGACCTAAAAGCGCTTGGAGGAGATTTTAAAAACCTTATTGTCTCGCTTAGAGCCAAAGGTGTTAAGGTTAGATACATAACAAAACTCCTCTCCTCTTTAAATGAGAAAATTTACAAAAAACTCTTTGATATGTGTGTAGATAAGAGCCTGCAAAAAGATTGCGCTCTTATTTTAATGGGAAGCGAAGGCAGGGAAGAGCAGACAATAAAAAGCGATCAAGACAATGCTCTTGTGATCAGAGACGGCATAGATGTCGAGCTCTATAGAGAGCCTATGGAGGAGCTAAACAGAAACCTTCTTGAACTTGGGTTTCCAAAGTGCAGCGGAGATGTTATGGTGAGCAATGAGTTCTGGAGAAGAGATGTGAGCTCTTACAGATCGCTTATAGATAAGTGGACTTACGATATGAGCGATGATAGTGTTCAGAACTTGAGTATATTTTTGGACTCAAAGTGCGTAGCGGGAGATTGCTCTTTGCTTAAAGAGTTGCGAACACATCTTCATAATAACTTCTATGCAAGAGATGATGTCTTGGCACATATCGCAAAAGCGATACTCAACTTTGATACACCGCTCTCCATATTTTCGGGATTTGTTATAGAAAAAGAGCATAACAACAGACTTGATCTGAAAAAGGGCGGTATTTTTGCTCTGGTTCACGGCGTAAGAACATTAAGCCTCAAACACTCTATTGACGCGACAAATACGATAGAGAGGATCAAAGAGCTCAATAATGTCGGAGTAATAGACAAAACATTTGCAACAGAACTTATCGAGAGTTTTGACACGCTTAGTTCCATCCGCCTTAAAGCGATGCTGGAGGCAAAAAATATTGAGGAGAGCAACTATATCAACCCGAAAAATCTAGAGAAGATTGAGAGAGACCTGCTCAAAGACAGCTTTAAGATCATAAATAAATTTAAAAAGTTTATGAGTTTTCATTTTCATCTAAATATGGTCTCGTAA